In the Shewanella sp. OMA3-2 genome, one interval contains:
- a CDS encoding HPr family phosphocarrier protein produces the protein MYQKTVTIIAPHGIHTRLAALLVKEAKSFDCDVIVECNGKQASAKSLFKLQTLGLYQGVEVTVIAQGEQAQQAVERVSELLITLS, from the coding sequence ATGTATCAAAAAACGGTGACCATTATAGCGCCACACGGGATCCACACCCGCCTGGCAGCATTATTGGTAAAAGAGGCAAAGAGTTTCGATTGCGATGTCATCGTAGAATGCAATGGTAAGCAAGCTAGTGCTAAAAGTTTATTTAAATTACAGACTCTCGGGTTATATCAAGGCGTTGAAGTCACGGTCATCGCCCAGGGCGAGCAAGCTCAACAAGCTGTTGAGAGAGTTTCAGAGCTACTTATCACCTTAAGTTAA
- the ptsP gene encoding phosphoenolpyruvate--protein phosphotransferase, with translation MQVNGIVVSTGIAFGQALNITTQPQPLDLRLLPLSSIETEKKSLRSAISKLIKYLQDCQQRVCPSCDNFQLIDADILLLEDDELLTDMLQHIVQYRVSAAVAIDRTFNDQARVIAEMSDPYLANRSQDILLLSQRLIATLQGANQHDLSKLSQDTILLADDLTLADFAMLPLEFIKGIVLESGGLTSHTAILARSAGIPALLNCPWSSQDGHIQDGSPLILDGINGVLCVHPTPAELTSLQLKHAHYLEQQQALMAYKDMPSQTRDGHSLILRANVGNLNDISSLMQVGAEGIGLFRTEFLLMNAKALPDENQQYKLYCEAMHALSGQMLSIRTFDVGADKEIPCLHQLTEDNPALGVRGIRYSLQHPDMFMVQIKAILRAASHGQIRLMFPMISQLEELQQALELIEQAKQQLRQQDIRFGSVEYGIVVETPAAVLALASMLPYLDFVSIGSNDLTQYTLAADRTNLKLVSRYPTLSPAVLRLITMAISDCQNAKVKVCLCGELAGNEHVLPLLMGMGLNELSINPSNLLAVKSRVINGNYQAFFQHAQLVKQLKTNAAIDEAIKKFNLDN, from the coding sequence ATGCAGGTTAATGGCATTGTGGTATCAACAGGTATTGCCTTTGGGCAAGCGCTTAATATTACCACCCAACCACAACCACTTGATCTTCGCTTATTACCTCTTTCGAGTATAGAAACTGAAAAAAAGTCGCTAAGAAGCGCAATTAGCAAACTGATAAAATACTTACAAGACTGCCAACAACGTGTTTGCCCAAGTTGCGATAATTTTCAACTTATCGATGCCGACATCTTGCTACTTGAAGATGATGAGTTATTAACTGACATGCTACAGCACATTGTGCAATATCGCGTCAGTGCAGCTGTCGCCATTGATAGGACCTTTAATGATCAGGCGCGAGTCATCGCAGAAATGTCTGACCCTTATCTTGCTAATCGCAGCCAAGATATTTTATTACTCAGTCAGCGCCTAATCGCTACATTACAAGGTGCTAACCAACACGACTTATCCAAACTGAGCCAAGACACCATCTTGCTCGCAGATGATCTTACCCTGGCAGATTTTGCCATGCTGCCACTCGAGTTTATTAAAGGTATAGTGTTAGAGTCTGGCGGTTTAACAAGCCACACCGCCATTCTTGCTCGGTCCGCCGGTATTCCTGCCTTGCTTAATTGTCCCTGGTCTAGTCAGGATGGCCATATTCAAGATGGATCGCCACTGATTTTAGATGGCATTAATGGCGTTTTATGTGTCCACCCCACGCCAGCTGAATTAACCTCTTTACAGCTAAAACACGCTCATTACCTTGAACAACAACAAGCGCTAATGGCTTACAAAGACATGCCAAGTCAAACCCGTGATGGCCACTCACTTATATTGCGCGCTAATGTAGGTAACCTAAATGATATAAGTTCATTAATGCAGGTAGGCGCTGAAGGTATTGGCCTGTTTAGAACCGAATTTTTATTGATGAACGCTAAAGCTTTGCCTGATGAAAATCAGCAGTACAAGTTATATTGCGAGGCTATGCATGCACTCAGTGGGCAAATGTTATCGATTAGAACATTTGATGTTGGTGCAGATAAAGAGATCCCTTGTTTACATCAGCTCACTGAAGACAACCCCGCTTTGGGTGTAAGAGGCATTCGCTATAGTTTGCAGCACCCAGACATGTTTATGGTGCAAATTAAGGCTATTTTGCGGGCGGCCAGTCACGGTCAAATTCGGTTAATGTTTCCGATGATAAGCCAGCTGGAAGAACTGCAACAAGCACTTGAACTCATTGAGCAAGCTAAACAACAGCTGCGCCAACAAGATATCCGCTTTGGCTCGGTTGAGTATGGCATAGTGGTTGAAACACCCGCAGCCGTATTAGCCTTAGCAAGTATGTTACCGTATTTAGATTTTGTCAGTATTGGCAGTAACGACTTAACCCAATACACCCTTGCCGCTGACCGAACAAACCTGAAACTTGTTAGCCGTTACCCCACTTTATCACCTGCAGTACTCAGGCTTATCACCATGGCAATCAGTGACTGTCAAAATGCTAAGGTTAAGGTCTGTTTATGTGGGGAACTTGCAGGAAATGAGCACGTCTTACCTTTATTGATGGGCATGGGATTAAATGAGTTAAGTATTAATCCCAGTAATCTATTAGCGGTAAAATCGCGAGTGATTAATGGTAATTACCAAGCATTTTTTCAACATGCACAACTGGTTAAACAATTAAAAACTAATGCAGCCATTGACGAAGCGATAAAAAAGTTTAACTTAGATAATTAA
- the crr gene encoding PTS glucose transporter subunit IIA: MGFLSRIRRLISGQTELTGGIAILAPVSGQIVPIEKVPDVVFAEKIVGDGIAINPEGEFIVAPIDGTIGKIFETNHAFSIESAQGLELFVHFGVGTVELRGNGFKRLAEEGQQVKAGDPILSFDLAFLQGQVESLLTPVVLANMEDIKGLDKSVQGYVTAGKDVIFTVQLS; the protein is encoded by the coding sequence ATGGGATTTTTAAGCCGTATTCGACGACTAATATCAGGTCAAACTGAACTCACTGGCGGCATTGCTATTTTAGCGCCAGTATCAGGTCAAATTGTACCAATAGAGAAAGTACCCGACGTGGTATTTGCTGAAAAAATTGTAGGTGATGGTATTGCCATTAATCCTGAGGGTGAGTTTATTGTTGCGCCAATTGACGGCACGATTGGTAAAATCTTTGAAACTAACCACGCATTTAGCATTGAGTCAGCCCAAGGGTTAGAATTGTTTGTCCATTTTGGTGTAGGCACAGTTGAACTTCGTGGTAACGGCTTTAAACGCCTTGCTGAAGAAGGGCAACAAGTTAAAGCCGGCGACCCCATATTATCTTTCGACTTAGCCTTTTTACAAGGTCAAGTCGAAAGCTTATTAACACCTGTGGTACTGGCCAATATGGAAGACATTAAAGGCCTAGACAAATCTGTACAAGGTTATGTAACCGCAGGTAAAGATGTGATTTTTACCGTGCAGCTATCTTAA
- a CDS encoding ArsC family reductase, giving the protein MKLYGIKNCDTVRKARKWLETNKIEHQFHDFREQGLDQETVAKWCQTLGWETVFNKRSTSFRSLDEAQKADLTEPKAIALMLQHPTLIKRPVLDNDSTIMVGFKEADYQAWFTK; this is encoded by the coding sequence TTGAAATTATATGGTATCAAGAATTGCGACACAGTTCGTAAAGCGCGAAAATGGTTAGAGACAAACAAGATAGAACATCAATTCCATGACTTTCGTGAGCAAGGATTAGACCAAGAAACTGTCGCCAAATGGTGTCAAACATTGGGATGGGAAACCGTATTCAATAAACGCAGCACTAGCTTTAGAAGCTTAGATGAGGCGCAAAAAGCAGACCTAACCGAGCCAAAAGCCATTGCCTTAATGCTGCAACACCCTACCCTGATCAAACGTCCGGTATTAGATAATGATTCAACTATTATGGTTGGCTTTAAAGAAGCTGACTATCAAGCGTGGTTTACAAAATGA
- the dapE gene encoding succinyl-diaminopimelate desuccinylase, with protein MSQVIDLAKDLLSRKSVTPLDEGCQPVMAERLSKVGFNIESMVFHDTTNLWARRGTESPVFCFAGHTDVVPTGDLNRWHTPPFEPTVIDGYLHGRGAADMKGSLAAMIVATERFVAKHPNHKGSIAYLITSDEEGPFINGTPKVIETLEARNEKITWALVGEPSSTHKLGDVVKNGRRGSLTGNLTVKGIQGHVAYPHLADNPIHKATPALTELAQMHWDSGNEFFPPTSFQIANINGGTGASNVIPGDLQVMFNFRYSTEVTAEILIQRVLSILDAHSLDYDINWVYNGLPFLTGDGPLLEATKQSIFEITGYNTDPQTSGGTSDGRFIAPTGAQVIELGPVNATIHKVNESVNIADLELLTLCYERILEKLLCN; from the coding sequence ATGAGTCAAGTTATCGATTTAGCCAAAGATTTACTGTCACGCAAATCTGTTACACCACTAGATGAAGGCTGCCAGCCTGTTATGGCTGAGCGTCTTAGCAAGGTCGGGTTTAATATTGAATCTATGGTATTTCACGACACCACTAATTTGTGGGCACGTCGCGGGACTGAGTCACCGGTTTTTTGTTTTGCGGGACACACAGATGTAGTACCAACTGGCGATTTGAATCGCTGGCATACCCCGCCCTTTGAGCCAACCGTAATTGACGGTTACTTACACGGCCGCGGCGCCGCTGACATGAAAGGATCATTGGCGGCTATGATAGTTGCCACTGAACGCTTTGTTGCAAAACATCCCAACCATAAAGGCTCAATTGCTTACCTTATTACCAGTGATGAAGAAGGCCCTTTCATTAATGGCACCCCAAAAGTCATTGAAACCCTAGAAGCGCGTAACGAAAAAATCACCTGGGCATTGGTTGGCGAGCCCTCATCGACACATAAACTCGGTGACGTAGTAAAAAATGGCCGCCGTGGAAGCTTAACAGGCAATTTAACCGTTAAGGGAATTCAAGGCCATGTTGCCTACCCTCATCTTGCTGATAACCCTATTCATAAAGCCACACCAGCATTAACTGAACTTGCGCAAATGCATTGGGATAGTGGTAATGAGTTTTTCCCGCCAACCAGTTTTCAAATAGCCAATATTAATGGCGGTACTGGGGCATCTAATGTGATCCCTGGCGATCTTCAGGTCATGTTTAACTTCCGTTACTCAACCGAAGTGACCGCCGAAATATTGATACAACGCGTGTTAAGTATTCTTGATGCCCATAGTTTAGATTACGATATAAACTGGGTATACAATGGGCTACCTTTTTTAACCGGTGACGGTCCGCTATTAGAAGCCACCAAGCAAAGTATTTTTGAAATTACCGGTTATAACACCGATCCACAAACCAGCGGTGGTACCTCTGATGGTCGCTTTATCGCGCCAACTGGCGCACAAGTTATCGAGTTAGGCCCTGTTAACGCCACCATTCATAAAGTGAACGAGTCTGTTAATATTGCCGATCTTGAGTTACTGACGTTATGTTATGAGCGCATACTGGAAAAACTGTTGTGCAACTAG